In Phocoena phocoena chromosome 12, mPhoPho1.1, whole genome shotgun sequence, the following proteins share a genomic window:
- the RSPH4A gene encoding radial spoke head protein 4 homolog A isoform X1: MEDSTPLKQKIQHQELGETGRPWEEMVTASQDPEPALSEASESEQGPETGPQPRSSPPGIPQSGASTPVDDLVGPGVSSPPSPSQEPSSTPSPLALAVQDLMAPWQSDKTTSVISEAGTPHFDHLEQSSDNGESTPHQTYQSEGNTFHHSQQTKCHLYGPRDVSYNNSKREELRFDIFQEEDSNSNYDLDQPESGASEVAPSMLEIAIQNAKAYLLKSSSKSGLNLYDHLSEMLTKVLDKRPENAVDIIENVSQEVKMEHFSIKLDTLQNENEMLPAYEIAEKQKALFLQGNLEGADQEMEDEIAEHSLPNVMESAFYFEQAGVGLGTDETYRIFLALKQLTDTHPIQKCRFWGKILGLEMNYIVAEVEFREGEDEEEVEEEDEPEERDNGDNEADEDELPRSFYKAPQSIPKEESRTGANKYVYFVCNEPGRPWVKLPGVTPAQIVIARKIKKFFTGRLDTPIVSYPPFPGNESNYLRAQIARISAGTQVSPLGFYHFGEEEEGEEEEETEGRRDSFEENPDFEGIQVIDLVESLSNWVHHVQHILPQGRCNWFNPKRKSEEEEAAEAEAEEEEEEEREELDYIEQEVGPPLLTPISEDLEIQNIPPWTTRLSSNLIPQYAIAVLRSNLWTGAYAFSNGKKFENFYIGWGHKYSPDSYTPPVPPPVYQEYPSGPEITEMDDPSVEEEQAFRAAQEAAVNSTEENEETEEDEDEEDDYD, from the exons ATGGAAGACTCGACCCCcctgaaacaaaaaatacaacaCCAAGAACTTGGGGAAACAGGGCGGCCGTGGGAAGAAATGGTAACAGCCTCCCAAGATCCTGAACCTGCGTTATCCGAGGCCTCAGAGTCGGAGCAGGGGCCGGAAACTGGACCCCAGCCCAGGAGCAGCCCTCCTGGGATCCCCCAATCTGGAGCCAGCACGCCTGTGGATGACCTCGTAGGACCAGGTGTGTCATCTCCACCTTCCCCATCTCAGGAGCCCTCTTCCACTCCTTCTCCCCTGGCTCTGGCCGTGCAGGACCTTATGGCACCATGGCAGTCAGACAAGACCACTAGTGTGATTTCTGAAGCTGGGACACCTCACTTTGACCATTTGGAACAATCATCTGATAACGGAGAGTCAACTCCTCATCAAACATACCAATCAGAGGGAAACACTTTTCATCATTCTCAGCAAACCAAATGTCACCTGTATGGACCGAGGGATGTGAGCTACAACAACTCTAAACGGGAAGAGCTGAGATTTGACATTTTTCAAGAAGAAGACTCAAACAGTAACTATGACCTGGATCAGCCTGAGTCTGGGGCTTCTGAAGTGGCCCCCAGCATGCTTGAGATTGCCATTCAGAATGCTAAGGCTTACCTACTAAAGTCCAGTAGCAAGTCGGGCTTAAATCT ATATGATCATCTTTCTGAAATGCTGACCAAGGTCTTAGATAAGCGTCCTGAAAATGCTGTGGACATCATTGAAAATGTGAGCCAAGAAGTGAAGATGGAACATTTTAGTATAAAACTGGATACACTCCAAAATGAGAATGAGATGCTTCCAGCCTATGAAATAGCAGAGAAGCAAAAAGCTCTTTTTCTCCAGGGAAATTTAGAAGGAGCTGACCAAGaaatggaagatgaaata gcagaacactctcttcCAAATGTAATGGagtcagctttttattttgaacaagCTGGAGTCGGTTTGGGCACAGATGAGACTTATCGCATATTTCTTGCCCTCAAGCAGCTTACTGACacccacccaatccaaaaatgtcgTTTCTGGGGTAAGATCTTAGGTCTGGAAATGAATTATATTGTAGCTGAAGTGGAATTCCGCGAGGGAGAAGATGAAGaggaggtggaagaggaagaTGAACCTGAAGAGAGGGACAATGGAGACAATGAAGCTGATGAAGATGAATTACCAAGGTCCTTTTACAAGGCCCCACAGTCTATTCCAAAGGAAGAAAGCAGAACAGGTGCCAACAAATATGTCTATTTTGTTTGCAATGAACCAGGAAGACCATGGGTGAAGTTACCAGGAGTTACACCTGCACAAATTGTTATtgcaagaaaaatcaagaaatttttCACTGGGCGATTGGATACCCCCATCGTAAGCTACCCACCCTTCCCAGGAAATGAGAGTAATTACTTACGAGCACAAATTGCCAGAATTTCAGCAGGGACTCAGGTCAGCCCTCTAGGATTCTATCATTTTggtgaagaagaagaaggagaagaggaggaagaaacagaaggcAGGCGAGATAGCTTTGAAGAAAACCCTGATTTTGAAGGCATCCAAGTGATTGATCTAGTGGAATCCCTATCCAATTGGGTTCATCATGTACAACATATACTCCCTCAG GGTCGCTGTAATTGGTTCAACCCCAAACGAAAAAGTGAGGAAGAAGAagcagcagaagcagaagcagaagaagaagaagaagaagaaagagaagagcttGACTACATAGAACAGGAAGTAGGGCCTCCTCTCTTGACACCAATCTCTGAAGATTTAG AGATCCAGAATATACCGCCTTGGACAACACGGTTATCCTCAAATCTCATTCCTCAATATGCTATAGCAGTCCTTAGATCCAACCTTTGGACTGGAGCATATGCCTTTTCCAATGGCAA aaAGTTTGAAAATTTCTACATAGGCTGGGGTCATAAATATAGTCCAGACAGCTATACACCTCCAGTTCCACCACCAGTTTATCAAGAGTACCCCAGTGGACCAGAAATTACAGAAATGGATGACCCTAGTGTGGAAGAGGAGCAGGCTTTCAGGGCTGCACAAGAAGCAGCTGTAAATTCAacagaggaaaatgaagaaactgaggaagatgaagatgaggaagatgactatgactaa
- the RSPH4A gene encoding radial spoke head protein 4 homolog A isoform X2, giving the protein MEDSTPLKQKIQHQELGETGRPWEEMVTASQDPEPALSEASESEQGPETGPQPRSSPPGIPQSGASTPVDDLVGPGVSSPPSPSQEPSSTPSPLALAVQDLMAPWQSDKTTSVISEAGTPHFDHLEQSSDNGESTPHQTYQSEGNTFHHSQQTKCHLYGPRDVSYNNSKREELRFDIFQEEDSNSNYDLDQPESGASEVAPSMLEIAIQNAKAYLLKSSSKSGLNLYDHLSEMLTKVLDKRPENAVDIIENVSQEVKMEHFSIKLDTLQNENEMLPAYEIAEKQKALFLQGNLEGADQEMEDEIAEHSLPNVMESAFYFEQAGVGLGTDETYRIFLALKQLTDTHPIQKCRFWGKILGLEMNYIVAEVEFREGEDEEEVEEEDEPEERDNGDNEADEDELPRSFYKAPQSIPKEESRTGANKYVYFVCNEPGRPWVKLPGVTPAQIVIARKIKKFFTGRLDTPIVSYPPFPGNESNYLRAQIARISAGTQVSPLGFYHFGEEEEGEEEEETEGRRDSFEENPDFEGIQVIDLVESLSNWVHHVQHILPQRSRIYRLGQHGYPQISFLNML; this is encoded by the exons ATGGAAGACTCGACCCCcctgaaacaaaaaatacaacaCCAAGAACTTGGGGAAACAGGGCGGCCGTGGGAAGAAATGGTAACAGCCTCCCAAGATCCTGAACCTGCGTTATCCGAGGCCTCAGAGTCGGAGCAGGGGCCGGAAACTGGACCCCAGCCCAGGAGCAGCCCTCCTGGGATCCCCCAATCTGGAGCCAGCACGCCTGTGGATGACCTCGTAGGACCAGGTGTGTCATCTCCACCTTCCCCATCTCAGGAGCCCTCTTCCACTCCTTCTCCCCTGGCTCTGGCCGTGCAGGACCTTATGGCACCATGGCAGTCAGACAAGACCACTAGTGTGATTTCTGAAGCTGGGACACCTCACTTTGACCATTTGGAACAATCATCTGATAACGGAGAGTCAACTCCTCATCAAACATACCAATCAGAGGGAAACACTTTTCATCATTCTCAGCAAACCAAATGTCACCTGTATGGACCGAGGGATGTGAGCTACAACAACTCTAAACGGGAAGAGCTGAGATTTGACATTTTTCAAGAAGAAGACTCAAACAGTAACTATGACCTGGATCAGCCTGAGTCTGGGGCTTCTGAAGTGGCCCCCAGCATGCTTGAGATTGCCATTCAGAATGCTAAGGCTTACCTACTAAAGTCCAGTAGCAAGTCGGGCTTAAATCT ATATGATCATCTTTCTGAAATGCTGACCAAGGTCTTAGATAAGCGTCCTGAAAATGCTGTGGACATCATTGAAAATGTGAGCCAAGAAGTGAAGATGGAACATTTTAGTATAAAACTGGATACACTCCAAAATGAGAATGAGATGCTTCCAGCCTATGAAATAGCAGAGAAGCAAAAAGCTCTTTTTCTCCAGGGAAATTTAGAAGGAGCTGACCAAGaaatggaagatgaaata gcagaacactctcttcCAAATGTAATGGagtcagctttttattttgaacaagCTGGAGTCGGTTTGGGCACAGATGAGACTTATCGCATATTTCTTGCCCTCAAGCAGCTTACTGACacccacccaatccaaaaatgtcgTTTCTGGGGTAAGATCTTAGGTCTGGAAATGAATTATATTGTAGCTGAAGTGGAATTCCGCGAGGGAGAAGATGAAGaggaggtggaagaggaagaTGAACCTGAAGAGAGGGACAATGGAGACAATGAAGCTGATGAAGATGAATTACCAAGGTCCTTTTACAAGGCCCCACAGTCTATTCCAAAGGAAGAAAGCAGAACAGGTGCCAACAAATATGTCTATTTTGTTTGCAATGAACCAGGAAGACCATGGGTGAAGTTACCAGGAGTTACACCTGCACAAATTGTTATtgcaagaaaaatcaagaaatttttCACTGGGCGATTGGATACCCCCATCGTAAGCTACCCACCCTTCCCAGGAAATGAGAGTAATTACTTACGAGCACAAATTGCCAGAATTTCAGCAGGGACTCAGGTCAGCCCTCTAGGATTCTATCATTTTggtgaagaagaagaaggagaagaggaggaagaaacagaaggcAGGCGAGATAGCTTTGAAGAAAACCCTGATTTTGAAGGCATCCAAGTGATTGATCTAGTGGAATCCCTATCCAATTGGGTTCATCATGTACAACATATACTCCCTCAG AGATCCAGAATATACCGCCTTGGACAACACGGTTATCCTCAAATCTCATTCCTCAATATGCTATAG